acaaacaaagcatttgtgtttagtgagtccgtcagatcagaggcagcagggatgaccagggatgttctcttgagaagtgtgtaaattggaccattttcctgtgctactaagcattctaaatgtaatgagtaccttttgggtgtcagggaaaatgtatggagtaaaaagtacatttattttcttcaggaatgtagtgaagtaaaagtaaaagtagtaaaaaataaagtacagtacagatacCTCAAAaacctacttaagtagtactttaaagcatTTTTACTGAAGTGGTTTACACCATTGTGTATCAGCTTACTCAGTGAAACCCATAGAACACATCTGTGAAGAGTTAACACAAATGTTTGCCTTGATACCATCATTAGGGGACTTTGTGGTAAATCACCtcccagtcagcctattgtgcGTATTTACATTCATgtttcactgtacagccttacgtATGGATTGTGGATCCATGAAATGGGGTATGAAATATTAACGTCAATATGCGTAAATATGCTGAATAGTGAGGGGAATTGCCATAGTTAAAGTTCCCTAATAAGAGCTACAAtgctaatatttgtgtaaactcttcacagttgtgttctgtgggtgtcactgagtagactgatatcCCAATTCCATggatccacaatccataggtaaaGCTGAACATTGCAATATGAATGTTCAATGCATATTGTAGGTTGACTGGTGAACTAGTGTGCCTCAGTTCACACTGGTGTCAAAGACCTGCAATAAGAGCTACGAtgctaatatttgtgtaaactcttcacagttgtgttgAGTAGACTGATACAGAATTCCATGGATCCACAATCCATATGtaaggctctacagtgaaatatgAATGCCAAAACGCACAATAGGCTGACTGGAGAGGTGATTTACCACAAAGTCCCCCAATAGATTTGATTAGGATCTCCATTAGCCGACGCCAATTGCGACAGCTAGTCGTACCTAATAAGAGCTACGACGCCAATATTTGGGTAAACTCTTCACAGTTATGTTCTGTGCGTGTCACTGAGTAGACCGATACACCATTTCATGGAGACACAATCCATAGGTAAGACTGTACAGTGAATATAAGTATGCGTCCAAATAAATTATTTTTGTGGGGGGTCAAATTAGCTCATTATTGTATTTTGTTGAATTTATATAACAACATCCCAACCTTGATCTAGTACAAATGGCATCACTTTCAATGGGTCACGTTCAATTGGGAACTTTTCATTTGAAGGCGAACCGCAAACGCCACTATTGTGGTTAACcgttattgtggctagcttcacatcgGTCTTGGAGGGTGAGCGCTACCTCCCACTGCTCCTGGGTCCTGAGCCTTTATCTACGCTTACTGCGTGCAGCTGTGTGCATGTCATCGAGAGTGCATGCTTGTAACCTATTTATACTTGACTATTTTCAATAAGAGTGCCATCACTGTTTTGGATCCTAAAAAACTATAACGAAAGCCCCAATGGCAATGTGGGGATATCACAAAAGCACAGAATAGAAAAAAGTTTAAATCTTGGGCAATTACTTTCAGAAGGTTATTGAAGCAGGTGGGGCTACTACAAATCATGACAGCTTAGAAACACCACTACAGccagctatatacagtacatatcaaccttctctctctcagtgtctgtgtgttgtgcagGGCAGGAGCACAGATAGATCAGTTGTCCTGTTTCCCTTTTTAGGCTATCACACCACCACTAGGACAGACTTGGCCCTGTTACAGCACCAGAGCTATGTGGAACGCTGCTACGTCAACATGTGCTGTGGGAAGGCCAGGCAAGCTCGTACCCCAAAATTGAGGATTTTGTATTTCCGTGACTTGACACAGTGTTGCGTTTTGGATTACATTTACACTTGGTACTACATTTTTAGTAAACAAATGACCAACCACATCACATCCTTTAGAACGAATGGAACCTAGTGAAACGGTTTTCTGTTTGCTCGGGCTACTGTGCAGACAGGGATTATTAGAATTGGTGCTTGGCTTATGAGAGGGATCCCATCTGCCTCCTTTGACCACCTTTTGTTTTTGCTCCTCAGTGCAAACGTGGTTCCTTTAATTTAATGTTGACTTCAATCTGGCCAGTCATTTCAAACTGTCGCTAAAGCTTGAAATAAGATGTTGTGCCCATCAACAGAGTACTTAAAATACAGACTGTTATGTAGATTGTTTTAATAACACTAGTTTGGATGATATATCGATCTCATTTTTGAATTCGTATTATGATCCCAGGGCACTGTTTTCCATATGAAAGCATCAATCTAGATTAAAAATTCATGTTTTTCCAGCGCATGACAATAATAGCTCAAAGGCACAGTGTTACCCATAGCTCAGCCCAAAATGAAAATCACTCCCCCAGTGTAACCAGATGGGTCCCAGACAGGCAACGATGTGGGCGCTGCATTGTGAATGTCTGCTGGAGGCCCTCCTCCTATTATTAATGAATGTGAGTGGCGAGACAGCGCTGTGGGTCAGTGGCTGCAAACCGTAGTGGTTGTTTACTTTCTGGAAGGAAGGCGGCAGTGTAGAACTAAGACATTAGTGGCCTAGCAGGTCTTTAGGACCCCAccctgtatgtacacacacactccctattCCGTCATTGAACAAAAAGCAGAAGACAATCTGAGCCAAGATTCAAACGAATTAAATCAGTTTGAAACAGTACGTCCAACAGTCATCAGAGGCATATAGATGTTCAATTGTGTACTATTCCGTGGTAACATTCTGTAGCCCTAGTTAATAGATCATTCTAAACGAAAGCAGAGCGACTTCAGAGGGAACATAACCCTCCGACATGAATTCAGCTGTCAGGTCTCTCAGAGATGTTAGGTACGTGGGGCCATGGGTATATAGGGCAGGGCATAAGGACGTTGTGCTAAGCCTTTGCTGTTGCTTctgctgctgtgtgtgtatgtgcatgtgcgtgtgtgtgtgtgtgtgtgtgtgtgtgtgtgtctatgtgtgtgtcatTGCCAGCTGACGCAGTGGTCAGAGCCTCGGATGAGTCTAGTCAGCAGATGAAGCCCATGCCTGATTGGACACTGGGGTAATGACTTAACGAGATGAAGCCCATGCCTGATTGGACACTGGGGTAATGACTTAACGAGATGAAGCCCATGCCTGATTGGACACTGAGGTAATGACTTAACGAGATGAAGGATGTACACAAAGGGCAGTTCCAGGATATGTTATCCTTGTTATGGAAAACATTTAAAGTAAGCAAATCTCTCAGATTTTACTTTGTATTTTCCATACTGACTGTACTGGGACTAACTGTTTATAAAATTACCATTTTCTTTTATACGTAAGTATTGTTGTGGGTTGTTAAGAAGGTTCGCTTGGAGATTTTTTTTTGTCGTGAGTAGACAGACTGCAGGGCAAAttctttcctccctgtctgctCTTGTTTAGCAAAACCACACACCGTGACGTAATCACAGCTCCATTATGTGAATGTTTCCATAGAAATTGAGGCCATCTAGTGGCCATTGTAATAATGTATTAACTTGTAAAGATGTTACAATGTTACAAGGCGTCAATAATAGCCTTAAGATAACATTAAACATACTTACATTTGCCTCATACCGAATGTTTATCCTGTTTTATTTCCATCGGTGTAAAGATACCACCTCTCTATCCACTCATTATGGACATCACAGGAGATCATAGGTCAAATTGAACGCAATTAAATGTGAGGGGATTCTGGTAGTACCAATAATCTGGATTTCTCTCTTCCATTGTTAAAGGAGGGGCActagatgtaaaaaaaaaaaaaatatcacatCATGAGACATCTTTGTTAAAATTGGCCATGAGCAGGTGTCCTGATCTGGCCAAACTAAATCACaatgcagtcaaaaacgtgattcaTTTTAtaaatatttccacactatgtggttggaataatattgtgaaattgtgaaaattatcaTAATACCCTTTTAgcataagagctgtttgaaaagaccgcttGAATTTCCAGCATATTTTgctgggatggagttttggcctgccagGTGAGATCACCATTGGTGCAAATGTGTTAATAAACCAATAAGAAAGAGCTTTCCAAACCCTCTGCCAATTACAGCTAGTTCTCAGATTTCCCCTACCCACTCAGAATAAATCCAGAAAGTTTTAGCAAAATTCTAGCTTGAGAAATGTATCTTTACTAAGAATCTATTTTTGTTCATTTTTAactattttaattgaaaacaatcaaaggtgcttaattgttacccagaaatgatttgatattcagATAAAAACGGCCGCATTGGACAGTAGAGCAACCTATCCGGTTGAAGGCCGATCTAACAAACACCCGAATGATTGGTAGACAGGTTACCACTGTGTTTCCCAGGTTGCACCACCTACATGAGGTGACCACAGGATTAGTGGAATTATTGAGCCCTGATTAGTTATCTGGTACATACAAGATGCCACAAGAGAAACACACTCAAACAAACGTATGGACACTGACATCCTACTGTAAGTATGCTgagatttaatttaatttatattCTATCTATCATTTCACGTGGCTTCTATTTTCATAGATTAACCCCTGAGAACAGTGGTGAAAGTGTTCTACTTGCGGGATTAAACAAGTAATATGAACAAGTTTTTGAGTGAACAATGCTGTGTGTGGATTGGATATTTTGTCATGGACTAATACAGTTTTGCATAATTTATATGATGGGCAATGCATTTAGGCGTTTGCACATTGTTTACATTAAGAGGTTGTACACATGGTTATCACTGTTAACTAATAAAGCACACTCTGTTGTCTTCAGATTCAACCATATCAATATTCATCATTGCAGTCAGTGACGTGTTTTATTGAAATCAGTTTTCTCTTTTTACTTTAATCTGACAATGTGCTTAATTTGCACTTTTATGGTCTAAATGTCTGAACTTAAATAGCTTAaatagccactgctccaaaaccaccataaaaaaaccaggctacggtttgcaactgcacatggggacaaagatcgtactttttggagaaatgtcctctagcctgatgaaacaataatagaactgtttggccataatgaccatcgttatgtttggaggaaaaagggggaggcttgcaagccaacgaacaccatcccaaccgtgaagcacaggggtggcagcatcatgttgtgagggtgctttgctgcaggagggactggtgcacttcacaaaatagatggcaccatgagggaaaaaaaattatgtggacatattgaagcaacatctcaagacatcagtcaggaagttaaagctcggtcacaaatgggtcttccaaatggacaatgaccccaagcatacttccaaagttgtggcaaaatggcttaaggacaacaaagtcaaggtattggagtggacatcacaaagccctgacctcaatcctatagacaatttgtgggcagaactgaaaaagtgtgtgcgagcaaggaggcctacaaacatgactcagttacaccagctctgtcaggaggaatgggccaaaattcacccaacttattgttggaagcttgtggaaggctacccaaaacgtttgacccaagttaaacaatttaaaggtaatgctaccaaatactaattgagtgtatgtaaacatctgatccactgggaatgtgatgaaagaaataaaagttgaaataaataatactattattctgacatttcacattcttaaaataaagtggtgatcctaactgaccaaagacagggaatttttactaggattaaatgtcaggaattgtgaaaaactgagtttaaatgtatttggttaaagtgtatgtaaacgtctgacttcaactgtgtgtgtgtgtgtgtgtgtgtgtgtgtgtgtgtgtgtgtattttatttttgtactAAATCTGCCCGCGTCTCGCCAGTTGGATAACCATGCTGTCATTTGAAGTCTTGTTGCTAGTTTATGCTCTACCTGACTAGTCTGGGTTTAGGCAGCTTATGGAGATTGAGCAGATGCAGAGGGCAGAGAGCTGAGGCCTGCTGGATTTATTTAGCACACCTCAGatggacacactcacacacctgctGTTTGTGTAGAACCAGTCTGTGGCAGACTACACACAGGTACAAAGATTTGTCAGATAACTGGTAGGCTACCGTGTCTTAATGTAATCAGACTGTGCCAGCCAGTTCAGCCACAGAGTTCCGTAACATGTAGttgagagtctatatacatttaTGCTGTGCATTGTACAACAATAAAACAAACCCCATGGTGGAAACCGATGGACTAGTTTATGGATAGTTTATGGGGATAGCAAAAAGGATATACAGTAAGCAGGTAATGCACAGACCCAATGAATAGTGTATCCCGAAAGGGATAGGAATGCACTGTGAGTACAAACAAAGTAACCTAGTTTAGCGAGGTACTATAACCCatgctcttagaaaaaagggttcaaagggttctttggctgtccccatagaaccctttttgtttccagggagaatcctttttggttctatgtagaacccctttgggttccatgtagaaccctctgtggaaggGTCCTAATGGAgccaaaaatggttctacctggaaccaaaatggttctacttggaaccaaaaagagttcttcaAATGGTTTCCctttggggacagctgaagaaacaTTTTACGTTCTACAAAGAGTATTTTTTTTCTAATACTGAAGTTTATATAGTCACACAGATAATGCTAACCTTTGTCAAAGAGATTTCAAACAGTAAAGAAATGATTGACTTTTACATTAATATCTAAATGGCTCTGAAGTCCTCGGGGGTTTATTGGCCCTGACCCTGATCACCTGACAGTAGCCTTTGTTACCTCAGCTGACTTAGCACCGGTCATTCTGTAAGTCTATAGTTTGCACGTCGACCCTGTGTCATAATGAGCTCTTCTTTCAGGTGGGGACTGAGGAGAAGATGGTTGCCGCTGTGCTCACCTTGTTCTGTGTCACCACAACTGAACATGTTCAACCTGATAACCAACTGCTGCAGCTGGGTCTCCAAGTTCCAGCAACCCATCAGGTAAGAATGACTTTCTCTCAAATGGATTAACACAGTCCCTCAGTCACTTGTGATTACAACTACTCTGACTTAAATTGCTCCATATGCTAACTCCAGCCCCATGTCTCGTATTTTCACACAGGAAAGTCAATGTACTCGTGGTCGGTCTTGATAAAGCAGGAAAAACATCCACTGTCAGGGGGATGTTAAGAGGTAATGTAACagtgacttcaatacaaaacgaTGAACAGTAACATTACAGTAGACATTACACAGAAATCTGCGTATGGCTGACTGAGGTCCTCTTGTAACTATTCTCGCTGCCTGCAGTGCCCCCGGTGGACGTGGGTCCAACACATGGGTGTGTCCGCACGGAGCTGAGAGTGGAGAACTTCCTGGTCACCCTGCTGGACATCAGTGGGGCCCCGGAGTTGCGGGGGTCCTGGAGGGATCTCTATGGGGAGGTCCATGGGTTCATCTTTGTGGTGGACTCCAGTGACCGGCAGAGGATTAAAGAGGTCAAGGAACTTCTGACGGACCTGCTGAAGCAACCTAGAGTGGCGGGAAAACCACTACTGGTGTAAGGACTAATTCTTATATCAAGTTTGAGTTCATGTGAATAGAATACTTGATCAAccttaaaataaaaagtaaagcTATATTTGTTATATTTATAGTTTATAAGTATGTTATACAATATTATATGAGATGTACATGACAAAGTGACAGATAATCTATACTACCTACATTAAAACCTTAGTGTTGCCATGGTACAGTGGGCAAGGAAGCACAGTAACGAAACTGATTAGTGCTTTCAGTGTAGTTGTTTTTCCTTTTTTGAATCCACTGAATAAACTGTGTTGTGTTTTAGGCTGGCCAACAAGCAAGACAAGATGAATGCCCTGCTGGGAAGTGAGATAATTGAGCTCCTGTCTCTGGAGAGACTGGTGAACCAGAGCCGTTCTCTGTGCCACATTGTGAGTctagttctcacacacacaccactctccaCACAGCCAGAAAGAAGAgctagacagacagccagacagaagAGCCAAACAtaagatcagacagacagacataagatccagacagacagacagccagacaaactgacagccaggcaaacagacagacagattatgtttattatgttcaagAGACAGATAGATGCATAGACAGACAGAAATCCATGTAGGCCAAATAGATTTGATTATGTTGTGCCTTTTCACTCTAGGAGCCTTGCTCAGCCTTAATAGACCTGCGGAGGTGGACAGACAGGAAGACGCTGCGGGGTCTTCGCTGGCTTCTGCGTGCTGTCAATCTGGATTACCCAGAACTCTGTTCTCGCATAATCAGGGACATCAGGGACAGGAGACCTCTAGCACCAGACGAGAGGGACAGGCGTGGGAAGATCGAGAGGAGCCGCAAGCCCAAAGAGGAAAGGTAAGAGCGACCATAACTATCCCAAttggcacaaactggttgaatcaacgttgtttcaatgtaatttgtcaacgtattgtgacGTGGATTTTAAAAAGTAATCAATGGAAACTGTTGCTTTGAGTGTGAAATTTAAGGTTACAATACAATTTTCAAGATAGACACACcctgtataaaatatgttgaatttgtacctttgaaactATTTCAGAACTTCAACGTTATatagcagcacctcctactggagagttgatctaaaGCTATTCATTTGACTACTACCAAGGTGCTATCGTGAGAATGATTATTGAGAGATCCCTTAATAACTAAATATATTCACTGTTGCTAttgaagtcattccaaagggtaggtttaacagggcaaatgaaatgaaactatACTTATTAGGTAAAATATCATCAATTTTACTATTTAAGCCTATATCgcatttgcaaagtcatcaacagccattgttaaatattttattaaacaaTAGCTCAaagatttttttgttttttttgttttacaatAAAAAACATATACTTACAAATGACAACATACAGACTTACACAAACATCCACAACATcccccctgcccagacccacctgctcacacccccatctccagtgGCCCTATCAATCTCtgccacatggcctcaaactgcaccattttgtttctctccatcACCCACGCACTTTCAACATTTAGATAAAGCATTTGACCTTTCCATTGTGTTAACGATGGAGGATTGGTAGATTTGCAGACAAGTAAACTAATTATATGTTGAATTCACATCTCCAAATAAaccaaaaatacaagttaaataataggattaagccagtggctcaAATGAAATTATCCAAGCATatcctttaaatgttgacatttggTTACaatgtcaaccaaacacaattcaattatCTTTTTGTAGTAAGAGTAAATAGCTTAAAGTAAAGGctatcttacaaactaatgtaaccgtatttattcaaccttaaaatggACAAAGTTTGAGGTTACTGGAAATGTAAATGTCTTCTTACAGTACGTAATCATAGAAAGCGTGCAAGTTCAAGATAGCATGCAAAGCTCGCAGGTCTGTGGAGCTCTTCACAATTGCTGTAATAATCTGAGCAGAATCTTgaacagcattgatcacttgcactatgtacttttaatgtaatctcaac
This DNA window, taken from Oncorhynchus gorbuscha isolate QuinsamMale2020 ecotype Even-year linkage group LG13, OgorEven_v1.0, whole genome shotgun sequence, encodes the following:
- the arl13a gene encoding ADP-ribosylation factor-like protein 13A isoform X3, translated to MDTDILLWGLRRRWLPLCSPCSVSPQLNMFNLITNCCSWVSKFQQPIRKVNVLVVGLDKAGKTSTVRGMLRVPPVDVGPTHGCVRTELRVENFLVTLLDISGAPELRGSWRDLYGEVHGFIFVVDSSDRQRIKEVKELLTDLLKQPRVAGKPLLVLANKQDKMNALLGSEIIELLSLERLVNQSRSLCHIEPCSALIDLRRWTDRKTLRGLRWLLRAVNLDYPELCSRIIRDIRDRRPLAPDERDRRGKIERSRKPKEERIRASKNDLRKVQSPHERDLRPKTPSLQPIRNILKKESKKRLNKKKKQQVKIKDTEEKSEGENAEEEEGSTEADPEHSVQKEKANSPLIPPKRRKLKRKAKVKEETQELPESVDNEDKDNSNKGDKKKKKKVVKVKKNRINSEKMPGAYSQPVDLSVTFDLYRKAILALKERQNQGQ
- the arl13a gene encoding ADP-ribosylation factor-like protein 13A isoform X2; translated protein: MKPMPDWTLRWGLRRRWLPLCSPCSVSPQLNMFNLITNCCSWVSKFQQPIRKVNVLVVGLDKAGKTSTVRGMLRVPPVDVGPTHGCVRTELRVENFLVTLLDISGAPELRGSWRDLYGEVHGFIFVVDSSDRQRIKEVKELLTDLLKQPRVAGKPLLVLANKQDKMNALLGSEIIELLSLERLVNQSRSLCHIEPCSALIDLRRWTDRKTLRGLRWLLRAVNLDYPELCSRIIRDIRDRRPLAPDERDRRGKIERSRKPKEERIRASKNDLRKVQSPHERDLRPKTPSLQPIRNILKKESKKRLNKKKKQQVKIKDTEEKSEGENAEEEEGSTEADPEHSVQKEKANSPLIPPKRRKLKRKAKVKEETQELPESVDNEDKDNSNKGDKKKKKKVVKVKKNRINSEKMPGAYSQPVDLSVTFDLYRKAILALKERQNQGQ
- the arl13a gene encoding ADP-ribosylation factor-like protein 13A isoform X1; protein product: MYTKGSSRICYPCYGKHLKWGLRRRWLPLCSPCSVSPQLNMFNLITNCCSWVSKFQQPIRKVNVLVVGLDKAGKTSTVRGMLRVPPVDVGPTHGCVRTELRVENFLVTLLDISGAPELRGSWRDLYGEVHGFIFVVDSSDRQRIKEVKELLTDLLKQPRVAGKPLLVLANKQDKMNALLGSEIIELLSLERLVNQSRSLCHIEPCSALIDLRRWTDRKTLRGLRWLLRAVNLDYPELCSRIIRDIRDRRPLAPDERDRRGKIERSRKPKEERIRASKNDLRKVQSPHERDLRPKTPSLQPIRNILKKESKKRLNKKKKQQVKIKDTEEKSEGENAEEEEGSTEADPEHSVQKEKANSPLIPPKRRKLKRKAKVKEETQELPESVDNEDKDNSNKGDKKKKKKVVKVKKNRINSEKMPGAYSQPVDLSVTFDLYRKAILALKERQNQGQ